A single window of Rubripirellula lacrimiformis DNA harbors:
- a CDS encoding NAD(P)/FAD-dependent oxidoreductase, translating to MDQYEPTDIESLDIVIIGAGLAGLSCGVVLGEAGRHVTILEATDRIGGRLRSDVVDGFTLDHGFQVLLTAYPACQRMLDYDALRLRRFEPGALIRHGGRFHPLSDPWRRPMQSIATAMNPVGSILDKLRIAKVRTQACSGTLEDLYQRNDQPTIDYLRQAGFSESMIDQFFRPFIGGVFLDESLSESSRLFEFVFRMFSSGDVAVPADGMAAIPRQLADRLPRGSMRANTSVTQIDGNLIRLSDRTTIRANQIIVATESTAAARLIGSDQIDTPWNHTTNLYYAADQSPEKRRMLMLRGDETGPIQTATVISDVAKEYSPAGKSLISISLGTSDTDVDRTDLDAVDAAVRSQLRGWFGSEVDRWQRIAVYQVPYALPNRQLDPVVRSVQATDYGGPDGIWVCGDHCETPSIQGAIHSGIRVAESILENRS from the coding sequence ATGGACCAATACGAACCAACCGATATAGAGTCGTTAGACATTGTGATCATCGGCGCCGGCTTGGCGGGACTCAGTTGCGGTGTCGTGTTGGGCGAAGCTGGACGTCACGTCACGATCTTGGAAGCGACCGATCGAATCGGTGGTCGTTTGCGATCGGATGTCGTCGATGGGTTCACACTGGACCATGGTTTCCAAGTGTTGTTGACCGCCTATCCGGCCTGCCAGCGGATGCTGGACTACGACGCCCTCCGTCTGCGGCGATTCGAACCCGGTGCATTGATTCGTCATGGCGGACGATTCCATCCGCTTAGCGATCCATGGCGGCGTCCCATGCAATCCATTGCGACGGCGATGAACCCCGTCGGCAGCATCCTGGACAAACTTCGTATCGCCAAGGTGCGAACCCAGGCGTGCAGCGGCACGCTGGAGGACCTGTACCAGCGCAACGATCAGCCGACGATCGATTACCTGCGACAAGCCGGATTTTCCGAGTCGATGATCGATCAGTTCTTTCGGCCATTCATCGGCGGCGTGTTCCTAGACGAATCACTCAGCGAATCCAGCCGCCTGTTCGAATTCGTGTTCCGCATGTTTTCCAGCGGCGACGTTGCCGTTCCCGCCGATGGGATGGCGGCAATCCCTCGTCAACTGGCCGATCGACTGCCGCGTGGAAGCATGCGGGCAAACACCAGTGTCACGCAGATCGACGGCAACCTGATCCGGCTCAGTGATCGCACAACGATTCGAGCCAATCAGATCATCGTCGCGACCGAAAGCACCGCTGCGGCACGGTTGATCGGTTCCGATCAGATCGATACCCCATGGAATCATACAACCAATCTTTATTACGCCGCCGATCAGTCGCCAGAGAAACGTCGCATGCTGATGCTGCGAGGCGATGAGACGGGACCGATCCAAACCGCCACGGTGATCAGCGACGTCGCCAAAGAGTACAGCCCGGCTGGCAAATCCCTGATCTCGATCAGCCTGGGCACCTCGGATACCGACGTCGATCGCACCGACCTGGATGCGGTGGACGCGGCCGTGCGGTCGCAATTGCGAGGTTGGTTCGGCAGCGAAGTCGATCGCTGGCAACGCATCGCGGTGTACCAGGTTCCCTACGCCCTTCCCAATCGTCAGCTAGATCCCGTCGTGCGATCGGTTCAAGCCACAGACTACGGCGGACCAGATGGTATCTGGGTATGCGGCGATCACTGCGAAACCCCTAGCATCCAGGGTGCCATCCACAGCGGCATCCGAGTCGCAGAATCGATCCTAGAGAACCGGTCCTAG
- a CDS encoding MBL fold metallo-hydrolase, which yields MKLVHHGAYDGVTGSCHQLFWEKGQSILVDCGIFQGDDAKQHPNPEIHFSIAGILAMLLTHVHIDHVGRLPYLIAAGFDQPIYCSEPTAKLLPLVMEDSLKIGFTRSRNLIKKFQSHVGRLLRPTPYHQWLDIGSHVKIRLLPAGHVLGSTIFEVELPDGKRVVFSGDLGSGNDPLLKQPASPERADMLVMESTYGDRLHPSSQDRKATLEKILRHTLQDKGITIIPAFSLGRTQSILYEMNAIFEHVQATEGRSLMKQVDVIVDSPLASRFTSLYHSMQKYWGIEAQRLLETDDQPLVFENLTTVGNHREHRDIVNYLADRKLPAIVIAGSGMCTGGRVVNYLKRFLGSPTTDIVFVGYQAGGTPGNFIRRGSEWVFLDGRRYDVEAKIHQIHGYSAHGDQADLVRFVETMPSAPQQIRLVHGDYQPKQVLSEILTQRGFTVV from the coding sequence ATGAAACTAGTTCACCACGGCGCCTACGATGGGGTAACCGGATCCTGCCACCAACTGTTCTGGGAAAAGGGGCAAAGCATCCTGGTCGACTGCGGCATCTTCCAGGGCGACGACGCCAAACAGCATCCCAATCCCGAGATCCATTTTTCGATCGCCGGGATCTTGGCGATGCTGCTAACGCACGTGCACATCGACCACGTGGGGCGATTGCCCTATCTGATCGCAGCCGGCTTTGACCAGCCGATCTATTGCAGCGAGCCGACCGCCAAACTGCTGCCGCTGGTGATGGAAGACTCGCTGAAGATCGGCTTCACGCGGTCGCGCAACTTGATCAAGAAATTCCAAAGCCATGTCGGTCGATTGCTGCGTCCGACCCCGTACCATCAATGGTTGGACATCGGCAGCCATGTCAAAATCCGTTTGCTGCCGGCCGGTCACGTTCTGGGTTCGACGATCTTCGAAGTGGAACTGCCGGATGGAAAACGCGTGGTGTTCTCCGGCGACCTTGGCAGCGGCAACGATCCCCTGCTGAAACAGCCCGCCAGCCCCGAACGCGCCGACATGCTGGTGATGGAAAGCACCTACGGCGATCGCCTGCATCCGTCTAGCCAGGATCGCAAAGCGACGCTCGAAAAGATCCTGCGACACACTCTGCAAGACAAAGGCATCACCATCATCCCAGCGTTCAGTCTGGGACGGACTCAATCGATTCTGTACGAGATGAATGCGATCTTCGAACACGTTCAAGCAACCGAAGGCCGGTCGTTGATGAAGCAGGTGGACGTGATCGTGGACTCTCCGCTAGCGTCTCGTTTCACCAGCCTGTACCACAGCATGCAAAAGTACTGGGGGATCGAAGCACAGCGGTTGCTAGAGACCGACGACCAACCGCTGGTCTTCGAAAACCTAACCACCGTTGGCAACCACCGCGAACACCGCGACATTGTCAACTATCTGGCGGATCGCAAACTGCCGGCGATCGTGATCGCCGGCAGCGGAATGTGCACCGGTGGCCGGGTCGTCAACTACCTGAAGCGATTCTTAGGCAGCCCCACGACGGACATCGTTTTTGTTGGTTACCAAGCTGGTGGAACGCCTGGAAATTTCATCCGCCGCGGCAGTGAATGGGTATTCCTGGACGGACGCCGCTATGATGTGGAAGCCAAGATCCACCAAATCCACGGCTACTCGGCTCACGGCGACCAAGCCGACTTGGTCCGTTTCGTCGAAACGATGCCTTCCGCGCCTCAGCAAATTCGATTGGTTCATGGCGACTATCAGCCCAAGCAGGTATTGTCCGAAATCTTGACGCAGCGTGGATTTACCGTCGTTTAG
- a CDS encoding DUF1501 domain-containing protein: MHAKWTNDRRQMLAQSGLGIGMLALAGVLADQQGGLAAQPGASIDGTSLGARSPHFPASAKRVIHLFANGGPSQIDTFDPKPKLAELDGKTLSDKLGRDRRLGGVARPSKFRFAKRGQCGTQVSELFPQIAKHVDKMCVIRSMVTDVPNHEPGLMMMNCGDIVRPRPSVGSWALYGLGTENQSLPGYVVMCPSGLPTAATANWRNAFLPGIYQGTHVDTKFTDPDDLIANIQNKFLVHSQQHRQLDLVQQLNHLHMDRRDDDPQLGARIESLELAFRMQGEAREAFDISDEPAHIQSMYGDSLQGRQMLIARRLSQRGVRYVQVYHGAGQPWDSHAAIDKNHPRLANECDRPIAALLQDLDQQGLLDETLVIWGGEMGRTPTVQLPVTANPGRDHHHDGFTIWMAGGGVRGGMTYGSTDEVGLKAVENRVHVHDLHATILHLLGFDHTRLTYRYAGRDFRLTDVHGNVVHDIIA; this comes from the coding sequence ATGCATGCGAAATGGACCAATGATCGCCGTCAAATGCTGGCCCAATCCGGCTTGGGAATCGGCATGTTGGCGCTGGCCGGTGTGCTTGCCGACCAGCAGGGTGGATTGGCGGCGCAGCCCGGGGCGTCAATCGATGGCACTTCGTTGGGGGCGCGGTCGCCGCACTTTCCAGCGTCAGCCAAACGTGTCATCCATTTGTTTGCCAACGGCGGCCCCAGCCAGATCGATACGTTTGATCCCAAGCCCAAACTGGCCGAATTGGATGGCAAAACACTTAGCGACAAATTGGGCCGTGATCGCCGTTTAGGTGGTGTCGCCCGACCGTCTAAATTCCGCTTTGCCAAACGAGGGCAATGTGGAACCCAGGTCAGCGAGCTGTTCCCCCAGATCGCGAAACATGTCGACAAAATGTGTGTGATCCGTTCGATGGTGACCGATGTCCCCAACCACGAACCGGGGCTGATGATGATGAATTGCGGCGACATCGTTCGTCCGCGACCAAGCGTGGGTTCATGGGCCCTGTATGGGCTGGGGACCGAAAACCAAAGCTTGCCGGGTTACGTCGTGATGTGCCCCAGCGGGCTGCCCACCGCGGCCACTGCAAACTGGCGAAACGCATTCCTGCCAGGGATCTATCAAGGCACACACGTCGATACCAAGTTCACCGACCCTGACGATCTGATCGCCAATATCCAGAACAAGTTCTTGGTGCATTCCCAACAACATCGGCAATTGGATTTGGTCCAACAACTGAATCATTTGCACATGGATCGTCGGGATGATGATCCGCAACTAGGTGCTCGCATCGAATCGCTGGAGCTTGCGTTTCGGATGCAGGGCGAGGCTCGTGAAGCGTTCGATATCTCGGACGAACCGGCACACATTCAATCGATGTATGGCGACTCGTTGCAGGGCCGGCAAATGCTGATCGCACGACGGCTTAGCCAACGCGGTGTCCGTTATGTCCAGGTGTATCACGGTGCCGGCCAGCCCTGGGATTCCCATGCTGCGATCGACAAGAATCATCCCCGTTTAGCGAACGAGTGCGACCGGCCAATCGCGGCACTTTTGCAAGATTTGGACCAACAAGGACTACTGGACGAGACCTTGGTGATCTGGGGAGGCGAGATGGGACGCACGCCAACGGTGCAATTGCCGGTCACAGCCAACCCGGGACGCGACCACCACCATGACGGATTCACCATCTGGATGGCGGGCGGCGGTGTCCGCGGTGGGATGACCTACGGATCCACCGACGAAGTTGGATTGAAAGCAGTCGAAAATCGTGTCCATGTGCACGACCTGCACGCCACGATTTTGCACCTGCTTGGTTTCGACCACACTCGGTTGACCTACCGCTATGCCGGTCGTGACTTTCGATTGACCGATGTCCATGGAAATGTGGTTCACGACATCATCGCGTAG
- a CDS encoding family 16 glycoside hydrolase: MKMTLRRFSRNAACLLALLPLSLEVRAADAEDAKPISVLLIDGQNNHKWQETTPVIKQTLEACGEFTVDVVTAPEKGGDMSAFEPKFDGYDVVVSNYNGEPWSEETQGAFESFVAGGKGFVSVHAADNSFPKWDAYNRMIGLGGWGGRNQKDGPYVRWKEDQQKFTRDMSPGNGGTHGKRVPFAVVIRDSDHPITRGLPGTFMQTADELYGKLRGPAENMHVLATGFSAPATGGTGEHEPLLMTVSFGEGRVFHTTLGHDVAAMQGVAFQATLERGTQWAATGDVTLPAVDAKTLTSESAAQRDPSQASAEPAVADSKAVPDIDADGWVSLFNATDLTGWTQKNGTATYRVEDGVIVGRTAEGSPNSFLCTEKDYSDFELTFEVMADPKLNTGVQIRSISKPEFKSGRVHGPQVEIEGAPGESGYIYSEGTGRLWITKDRPIDDALVNGQWNRYVIRASGDRLQTWVNGVAIADIRDPQSSMVGFIGLQVHAIKKESGPMEVRWRDLRIREL, translated from the coding sequence ATGAAAATGACACTTCGCCGGTTTTCTAGGAATGCGGCTTGTTTGCTCGCTTTGCTGCCCCTTTCACTAGAAGTTCGTGCAGCCGATGCGGAAGATGCGAAGCCGATATCGGTGCTGTTGATCGACGGACAGAACAATCACAAGTGGCAAGAAACCACGCCGGTGATCAAGCAAACGTTAGAGGCCTGTGGGGAATTCACCGTCGACGTCGTCACGGCACCCGAAAAAGGCGGCGATATGTCCGCCTTTGAGCCCAAGTTCGATGGATACGACGTCGTCGTTTCGAACTACAACGGCGAACCTTGGAGCGAGGAAACTCAGGGAGCTTTCGAGAGTTTTGTGGCCGGTGGAAAGGGCTTTGTCAGTGTCCACGCTGCCGATAATTCGTTTCCGAAATGGGATGCGTACAATCGCATGATCGGACTGGGAGGCTGGGGCGGTCGCAACCAGAAAGACGGACCCTATGTGCGTTGGAAAGAAGATCAGCAAAAATTTACCCGGGACATGTCGCCCGGCAATGGCGGGACCCACGGGAAACGAGTCCCCTTTGCCGTCGTCATCCGCGATAGCGATCACCCCATCACGCGTGGGTTGCCCGGGACATTCATGCAGACAGCCGACGAACTGTACGGCAAGCTTCGCGGGCCAGCCGAAAACATGCATGTTTTGGCAACAGGGTTCAGCGCACCGGCGACCGGTGGTACCGGCGAACATGAACCGCTGTTGATGACGGTGTCCTTTGGCGAAGGCCGTGTGTTTCACACAACGTTGGGCCATGACGTGGCAGCGATGCAAGGCGTCGCGTTTCAAGCCACACTAGAGCGTGGGACGCAGTGGGCTGCGACCGGCGACGTGACGCTGCCCGCGGTGGATGCGAAAACATTGACTAGCGAATCGGCAGCCCAACGCGATCCCTCGCAGGCATCAGCGGAACCCGCCGTCGCGGATTCGAAGGCCGTGCCGGATATCGACGCAGATGGTTGGGTGTCGTTGTTCAATGCAACGGATCTGACCGGCTGGACTCAGAAAAACGGCACCGCCACCTACCGTGTCGAGGACGGTGTGATCGTAGGACGCACCGCCGAAGGAAGCCCCAATTCGTTTCTTTGTACCGAGAAGGACTACAGTGATTTTGAATTGACGTTCGAAGTCATGGCCGATCCAAAGTTGAATACCGGGGTTCAGATTCGTTCGATTAGCAAGCCGGAATTCAAGAGTGGGCGGGTGCACGGTCCGCAAGTCGAGATCGAAGGTGCGCCAGGAGAAAGCGGATACATCTACAGCGAAGGTACCGGTCGTCTATGGATCACCAAAGATCGTCCAATCGACGATGCATTGGTCAACGGTCAATGGAACCGATACGTCATCCGCGCCAGCGGTGATCGGTTGCAGACTTGGGTCAACGGCGTTGCGATCGCCGATATTCGCGATCCCCAATCCAGCATGGTGGGATTCATCGGATTGCAGGTGCATGCGATCAAGAAAGAATCTGGGCCGATGGAAGTTCGTTGGCGTGATCTGCGGATCCGAGAACTGTAG
- a CDS encoding polysaccharide biosynthesis/export family protein, giving the protein MVKMPLSLRQSLLLACLIFNAGVLDARAAGDEFVPPAPQKATRPNSLSSDGESSASTPVLPVGSALSADLGSATSSLNASAAVPSLAGAYAAADRADVSASLVSHGSSACSCGQCLQCTDRRPDTMLGGVGMVLGVGPCPTGSQCWQCPYDSPFDVHGPGEYAGPSRMHRIPEYRLRTGDSIQLTFMVTALTSEGAYRLVVGDELLIESEADDDLTRGTLERGLKIQPDGTITLRLIGQVHAAGQSVDQLRELLEKKYTEFYPTPSIDVTPVNTGSAARQVREAISGAGGFDPQQIQQTITPAGEIRLPKIGSVQSQGLTLDELKQEINLRYDAAVGGLEVEPSLLSQAPHNVFVLGEVGQPGRFEMDNTPTTVLGAIAMAGGHRTGANMRQVVVFRRGDSWELTSTVLDLRGAVLGREAHPRDEIWVRDGDVIILPSTPIRLFDNFVRQVFTEGIYGIIPITASYNFGGSFSN; this is encoded by the coding sequence ATGGTGAAAATGCCCCTTTCCCTGCGACAGAGTCTGTTGTTGGCTTGCCTGATTTTCAATGCAGGTGTGCTGGATGCCCGAGCGGCAGGGGATGAATTCGTTCCGCCGGCACCACAGAAAGCGACACGACCAAATTCGCTTTCCAGCGATGGGGAATCGTCGGCGAGCACACCGGTGCTGCCTGTTGGGTCCGCTTTGTCAGCCGATTTGGGATCCGCAACTTCGTCGTTGAATGCTTCGGCGGCGGTCCCGTCGTTGGCCGGCGCATACGCGGCGGCCGACCGGGCTGATGTATCGGCAAGTCTGGTGTCCCATGGATCGAGTGCCTGCAGTTGTGGCCAGTGTTTGCAGTGCACCGATCGGAGGCCCGATACCATGTTGGGCGGCGTCGGCATGGTGTTGGGGGTTGGGCCGTGTCCGACCGGATCGCAGTGCTGGCAATGCCCCTACGATTCACCATTCGACGTTCATGGACCGGGCGAGTATGCCGGCCCGTCACGGATGCATCGGATTCCCGAATACCGACTTCGAACCGGCGATTCGATTCAATTGACATTCATGGTCACTGCGCTGACCAGCGAAGGTGCCTATCGATTGGTCGTCGGCGATGAACTGTTGATTGAATCGGAGGCGGACGATGATCTGACCCGTGGGACACTGGAACGCGGGTTGAAGATTCAGCCCGACGGAACGATTACGTTGCGTTTGATCGGACAGGTCCATGCGGCAGGACAGTCGGTGGATCAACTGCGTGAATTGTTGGAAAAGAAATACACCGAGTTCTATCCGACGCCTTCGATCGATGTCACGCCGGTCAACACCGGTTCCGCAGCCCGCCAGGTCCGCGAAGCGATCAGCGGTGCCGGTGGATTTGATCCTCAGCAGATCCAACAGACGATCACGCCAGCCGGTGAAATTCGCCTGCCCAAGATCGGCAGTGTCCAATCGCAAGGTCTGACATTGGATGAATTGAAACAGGAAATCAATCTGCGGTACGACGCAGCGGTCGGTGGGCTAGAGGTCGAACCTTCGCTGTTGTCACAGGCTCCCCACAATGTGTTCGTTCTGGGGGAAGTCGGTCAGCCAGGTCGTTTCGAGATGGACAACACACCAACCACCGTGTTGGGGGCAATCGCCATGGCCGGCGGTCATCGCACAGGCGCGAACATGCGTCAGGTCGTTGTTTTTCGACGGGGTGATAGCTGGGAATTGACGTCGACGGTTCTGGATTTGCGTGGGGCCGTGCTGGGCCGCGAAGCGCACCCGCGCGACGAAATTTGGGTTCGCGATGGCGACGTGATCATTCTGCCAAGCACGCCGATTCGGCTGTTCGATAACTTTGTGCGTCAAGTCTTTACCGAAGGGATCTACGGCATCATCCCGATCACCGCATCCTATAACTTCGGCGGCAGTTTCAGTAACTAA
- a CDS encoding DUF1559 domain-containing protein codes for MSSHRSRQGGFTLVELLVVIAIIGVLVGLLLPAVQAAREAARRMSCSNNFKQVGLALHNYHSAFNALPTQAGGTFNPVGNGSSGNNDDLDNNRRRQSWLIGITPFLEQQGLWEQISNPLDYQGNFRFAAMGPRPWDGRYTPWMTEMPTLRCPSDPGVGLPAMGRTNYAACIGDSSDWVNHGYWRWQGGSWNQGHIAAANASNRGFFYNRRQMRFRDVLDGLSNTVACGEIATGLGDGDIRTQPYFGIGWGTIHGNPNACQDDGTLIDPLRPLFWTSGLTTANPGGRSSGWRRGYRWSDSVPCYTSFTTMTPPNREVCIGGGGDFDTGNLPPSSRHQGGVHVLMGDGAIKFITDSIEAGDSRHPVVKVNGTGPGTDPGSPSPYGLWGALGTRANKETVSGDF; via the coding sequence ATGAGTAGTCATCGTTCGCGTCAGGGTGGTTTCACTCTGGTCGAGCTGTTGGTCGTTATCGCGATCATCGGCGTTCTTGTTGGGCTGCTACTGCCAGCAGTCCAGGCGGCCCGCGAAGCGGCCCGCCGAATGAGTTGCAGCAACAATTTCAAGCAAGTTGGCTTGGCGTTGCACAACTATCACTCGGCCTTCAACGCGTTACCAACGCAAGCAGGCGGTACCTTCAACCCAGTCGGCAATGGCAGCAGCGGCAACAACGACGATTTGGACAACAATCGTCGTCGTCAAAGTTGGTTGATCGGCATCACGCCGTTCTTGGAGCAGCAGGGTTTGTGGGAACAGATCTCAAACCCACTGGATTACCAAGGCAATTTTCGGTTTGCCGCGATGGGGCCACGTCCTTGGGACGGTCGCTACACCCCTTGGATGACCGAGATGCCGACACTTCGTTGTCCAAGCGACCCAGGTGTGGGCTTGCCTGCGATGGGACGGACCAACTACGCGGCGTGTATCGGTGATTCATCCGACTGGGTGAACCACGGCTATTGGCGTTGGCAGGGTGGGAGTTGGAACCAGGGGCACATTGCCGCTGCCAATGCTTCCAATCGAGGGTTCTTCTACAACCGCCGCCAAATGAGGTTCCGTGATGTTTTGGACGGACTGTCCAATACAGTTGCATGTGGCGAGATCGCTACGGGGCTAGGCGACGGCGACATCCGTACCCAGCCTTACTTTGGAATCGGTTGGGGCACCATTCACGGCAACCCGAATGCTTGTCAGGATGATGGAACGTTGATCGACCCACTGCGTCCTCTGTTTTGGACCAGCGGTTTGACGACGGCCAATCCTGGTGGGCGAAGCTCCGGATGGCGTCGTGGTTACCGTTGGTCGGATTCGGTGCCGTGTTACACCAGTTTCACGACCATGACGCCGCCTAACCGCGAAGTCTGCATCGGTGGTGGTGGTGACTTTGATACCGGCAATTTGCCACCCAGCAGCCGTCACCAAGGTGGTGTCCACGTCCTGATGGGCGACGGTGCCATCAAGTTCATCACGGATTCGATCGAAGCGGGTGATTCGCGTCACCCAGTGGTCAAGGTCAACGGAACTGGACCGGGAACGGATCCAGGTTCACCAAGCCCCTACGGTCTGTGGGGTGCTTTGGGCACACGTGCTAACAAGGAAACCGTCAGCGGCGACTTCTAG
- a CDS encoding tetratricopeptide repeat protein yields MDEPNRSMRRAKRIAIAAMICCSSHHVLADGADSIQRSQAGVTSDWASHAQPSTLASLLAHGPSGTTHPVVQRATVAREPAAPMPSSIAEILKQSKPQIPQPDDAKFRSPDDPDATPVVNRLGVKESKDALTSLAETSVANAQAASEEAGKRVVAQQSSGSGFVLQRLIVKPVAAKVAATNGSNASNPFPLPARPEPPRPKPPRPEPPRPATDAAAEIAREAELDYQFARQTFQMLDSGLAEPAPTAKPPVVDQPTAKQAAAKQAAAKQAAAREPVTNRPVTNNRPVMNGRRPSYAVSNPPAVQKAIADQANTVQAMTGQAMTGQPNTDSPLPAQVDRESVPQITSQDDGTASIASQSSAAPVDNDVAMMVMPPTAIPALDRTSDTATALPLARRTGVSVLAHSELISERSALSTDVRFPSPVVPGQSFGMHSAGASALGDANRLREMAHIALQDAKQSLQRGATHSARKHATEALRHTVNMHDAREGGNLHAKHLQTALDAIRESADFCGRFGSVDSRSMQRMVAVHATTVLKQQDVSRISSIRATEAYLDVAREHLVSAAGESVEACDALIMLGIVEKNVAESGDSHAGAVAITLQRSAIEVSPGSAVGYRELGKTYLEQGLGAQAAWSLRESVRLRPSRSAYQGLLEASRRMGDADTARQCVAALNDPDLPSGIAVKTLRPEAFAASYHPSPAAIQTISQRSSAANQQAADLKDADPSSASDSDPAATKDDRVTARSIFSFGRRK; encoded by the coding sequence ATGGATGAACCGAATCGCAGCATGCGTCGAGCCAAACGTATAGCGATCGCAGCAATGATCTGTTGCTCGTCACATCACGTTTTGGCGGATGGTGCGGATTCGATCCAGCGATCCCAGGCAGGCGTCACCAGCGATTGGGCGTCCCACGCACAACCCAGCACGCTTGCCAGCCTATTGGCGCATGGCCCGAGTGGAACGACTCACCCAGTGGTGCAGCGTGCAACCGTTGCCCGCGAACCGGCTGCGCCGATGCCGTCCAGCATCGCTGAAATTCTGAAGCAATCCAAACCGCAGATTCCCCAACCGGATGATGCAAAATTCCGTTCGCCTGATGATCCGGATGCCACCCCAGTGGTCAATCGATTGGGCGTCAAAGAATCCAAGGACGCGTTGACTTCCCTGGCCGAGACAAGTGTCGCCAATGCCCAGGCGGCTTCCGAAGAGGCTGGGAAACGCGTCGTCGCGCAGCAATCTTCTGGGTCCGGATTCGTGTTGCAGCGGTTGATCGTGAAGCCGGTCGCTGCCAAGGTCGCTGCTACGAACGGATCGAACGCGTCGAACCCATTCCCATTGCCCGCCCGTCCGGAACCACCACGCCCGAAACCACCACGTCCGGAACCACCACGTCCGGCTACTGATGCGGCAGCCGAAATCGCACGCGAAGCAGAACTGGATTACCAATTCGCGCGCCAAACATTTCAGATGTTGGACTCTGGCCTCGCCGAACCGGCCCCAACTGCGAAACCGCCAGTGGTGGATCAGCCAACGGCGAAACAGGCCGCTGCGAAACAGGCTGCTGCGAAACAGGCTGCGGCGCGCGAGCCAGTGACGAATCGGCCAGTCACGAATAATCGGCCAGTCATGAACGGGCGCAGGCCGTCCTATGCCGTTTCAAATCCGCCGGCTGTCCAGAAGGCAATTGCGGACCAAGCGAACACGGTCCAAGCAATGACGGGCCAAGCAATGACGGGCCAGCCAAACACTGATTCGCCCCTGCCAGCGCAGGTTGACAGAGAGTCGGTGCCGCAGATCACATCGCAGGACGACGGCACCGCGTCGATCGCATCCCAATCGTCGGCCGCGCCGGTGGACAACGATGTTGCCATGATGGTCATGCCACCGACGGCGATTCCGGCACTGGATCGGACCAGCGATACCGCGACCGCACTGCCGTTGGCTAGGCGTACGGGGGTTTCGGTGCTGGCCCATTCCGAATTGATTTCGGAACGATCCGCCCTATCCACGGACGTTCGATTTCCGTCGCCGGTGGTTCCGGGACAATCTTTCGGGATGCATTCCGCTGGGGCTTCGGCACTGGGCGATGCCAATCGGCTTCGTGAAATGGCTCACATTGCACTGCAGGACGCCAAGCAAAGTTTGCAACGCGGTGCCACCCATTCGGCTCGCAAGCACGCGACCGAGGCGCTTCGGCATACGGTCAACATGCACGACGCACGCGAAGGTGGGAACCTGCATGCCAAGCATCTTCAAACCGCATTGGATGCGATTCGCGAATCGGCGGATTTCTGTGGTCGGTTCGGTTCGGTGGATTCGCGCTCGATGCAGCGAATGGTTGCTGTGCACGCAACCACGGTACTGAAGCAGCAAGACGTCAGCCGCATTTCGTCGATTCGGGCGACCGAAGCCTATTTGGATGTAGCGCGGGAACATCTGGTTTCCGCGGCGGGTGAATCCGTCGAGGCCTGTGATGCGTTGATCATGTTGGGGATCGTCGAAAAGAACGTTGCCGAGTCGGGGGATTCGCACGCCGGTGCGGTTGCCATCACGCTGCAACGTTCGGCGATTGAAGTTTCTCCCGGCAGTGCGGTTGGCTATCGCGAACTGGGGAAAACATATCTTGAACAGGGGCTGGGGGCACAGGCTGCTTGGTCGCTGCGCGAAAGTGTTCGTCTACGTCCTTCGCGATCGGCCTATCAGGGGTTGCTAGAGGCGTCACGTCGGATGGGTGACGCCGATACGGCTCGCCAATGCGTGGCAGCATTGAATGATCCTGATTTGCCCAGCGGCATTGCGGTCAAGACGCTGCGTCCCGAGGCCTTTGCAGCCAGCTACCATCCGTCGCCCGCGGCGATCCAAACCATCTCGCAGCGTTCATCGGCAGCGAATCAACAGGCCGCTGATTTGAAGGACGCCGATCCATCGTCAGCATCCGATAGCGATCCTGCCGCAACGAAAGATGATCGAGTCACCGCTCGTTCGATCTTCTCGTTCGGACGCCGAAAGTAA